In Quercus robur chromosome 11, dhQueRobu3.1, whole genome shotgun sequence, the following proteins share a genomic window:
- the LOC126705632 gene encoding thaumatin-like protein 1, giving the protein MATLSFFSFSFTLLLLLTTRGVSGATFTFVNRCENTVWPGILANAGSPRLDSTGFELPKDTSRSFQAPTGWSGRFWARTGCSFDGSGSGSCLTGDCGSGQVECNGFGAAPPATLAEFTLGSGGQDFYDVSLVDGYNLPMIVEGSGGSGLCTPTGCVSDLNQQCPPELRVGKGDACKSACEAFGTPEYCCSGAYASPATCKPSVYSEMFKAACPKSYSYAYDDATSTFTCTGADYTVTFCPSSPSQKSSSYSPPMTSTASQGSGTQSGSGYSVAGSGSGTGSESGVGYSVTGSGSGSGSGSGSGEAELADGSWLAGLAMGDSPRTVSPNTLLLALATLSITLSVLY; this is encoded by the exons ATGGCTACTTTATCTTTCTTCTCCTTCAGCTTCActcttcttctacttctcaCTACTAGAg GTGTTTCAGGTGCTACATTCACATTTGTAAACAGGTGTGAGAACACTGTATGGCCAGGTATTCTTGCAAATGCAGGCAGTCCTAGACTCGACAGCACAGGATTCGAGCTCCCAAAAGACACTTCACGTTCATTCCAAGCTCCAACTGGGTGGTCCGGACGTTTCTGGGCCCGAACCGGGTGTAGCTTCGACGGATCCGGATCCGGGTCGTGTCTCACAGGCGACTGTGGCTCCGGCCAAGTAGAATGCAACGGGTTCGGAGCTGCCCCACCCGCTACTCTAGCCGAGTTTACACTCGGGTCGGGCGGGCAAGACTTTTACGATGTTAGTTTAGTTGATGGGTACAATCTTCCAATGATTGTTGAAGGGAGTGGCGGGTCGGGTCTGTGCACTCCGACGGGTTGCGTTTCGGATCTGAACCAACAGTGCCCACCCGAGTTGAGGGTCGGCAAAGGTGACGCGTGTAAGAGCGCGTGTGAAGCGTTTGGGACACCGGAGTATTGTTGCAGCGGCGCGTACGCCTCACCCGCCACCTGTAAACCGTCCGTGTATTCGGAGATGTTTAAGGCTGCTTGTCCTAAATCCTATAGCTATGCGTACGATGATGCCACGAGTACCTTCACTTGTACTGGTGCTGATTATACGGTGACGTTTTGCCCTTCCTCTCCAAG TCAGAAATCTTCAAGTTATTCACCACCAATGACATCAACAGCATCACAAGGGTCCGGGACACAATCCGGGTCAGGGTATTCGGTTGCCGGTTCAGGATCCGGGACAGGGTCAGAATCCGGGGTAGGTTATTCGGTTACTGGGTCTGGGTCTGGATCAGGATCCGGGTCAGGATCTGGAGAAGCAGAGTTAGCAGATGGGTCATGGTTAGCTGGTTTAGCTATGGGAGATTCACCAAGAACAGTCTCTCCCAACACTTTACTATTAGCCTTGGCTACTTTGTCTATTACTCTCTCAGTTCTTTATTAA